A single window of uncultured Pseudodesulfovibrio sp. DNA harbors:
- a CDS encoding carbohydrate kinase: MEPVFAVGLGEILWDVLPYKRMLGGAPANFAYHMNGLGGAGVPVSCVGDDKLGREALSLLASHGVNIDGISIDPVHPTGTVNARIDRHGVATYAFSDDVAWDFLSLNDAAIALAAKAGAVCFGTLAQRSEVSRRAIHQFLGAASRALRVYDINLRQSFYTPEVIGQSLDVADVLKINDDELVLVRKMLSLPVGEREALEALMLRHSLKLAVLTRGDKGSLIMSPDEVSDLPGVPVEVVDTIGAGDSFTAAMVLAYLDGQSLDEINEYATKVAAYVCGCSGAMPEIPDSYKL; this comes from the coding sequence ATGGAGCCTGTTTTTGCTGTCGGTTTGGGGGAAATCCTTTGGGATGTGTTGCCCTATAAACGGATGCTTGGCGGTGCACCTGCCAATTTTGCCTACCATATGAACGGTCTCGGCGGGGCAGGGGTTCCTGTTTCCTGCGTGGGAGATGATAAGCTTGGCCGCGAGGCATTGTCTCTCTTGGCTTCTCATGGGGTGAATATTGATGGTATAAGTATTGATCCGGTACATCCTACAGGTACAGTAAATGCGAGAATTGATAGGCATGGTGTGGCAACCTATGCTTTCTCCGATGATGTAGCGTGGGATTTTTTGTCATTGAATGACGCTGCTATTGCGTTGGCAGCCAAAGCCGGAGCTGTGTGTTTCGGTACATTGGCTCAAAGGTCTGAAGTCTCCCGGCGAGCGATTCATCAATTTCTTGGTGCTGCTTCCAGAGCGCTCAGGGTGTATGACATCAATTTGCGACAGAGCTTTTATACGCCGGAGGTCATTGGTCAATCTCTTGATGTGGCCGATGTGTTGAAGATCAATGATGATGAACTTGTCTTGGTACGGAAGATGTTATCGTTGCCTGTTGGCGAGCGAGAAGCTCTGGAAGCACTCATGCTGAGACATTCCCTCAAGTTGGCGGTGTTGACCCGTGGAGATAAGGGAAGTTTGATCATGTCGCCTGATGAAGTTTCTGATTTGCCGGGGGTTCCTGTTGAGGTCGTTGATACGATTGGGGCGGGGGACTCGTTTACTGCCGCTATGGTGCTTGCGTATCTTGATGGGCAGTCGCTTGATGAGATTAATGAGTATGCCACCAAGGTGGCGGCGTATGTTTGTGGATGTTCAGGGGCTATGCCTGAGATACCTGATTCCTATAAGTTGTGA
- a CDS encoding flagellar hook protein FlgE — MSFSSMYVGATGVVAHNASMQVVANNLANVSTTGYKRADVQFGTLMSQQLGTSGSQNQSGSYAMSQMGKGVGVSEIRTIFKPGAFENTNTSTDLAISGQGFFGVRNVNGAGSGASNYTRAGAFRFNNEAYLVDAHDYRLQGYAIDRETGEVATGVSDIQLPYEDVVVDGETVRLVRSEPLATSSVEMVTNLNHSAADLFTDSNNPMFSMLEAYNSSLSNASTPFGGDLPEYSSSITVYDEEGGGHEMTVYFDPVSANSLSNAVPGYSYWEYLVAMPSESDGSSAYGTSSAGLAGVGVLTFNDQGILVGQAAYSLDPTVTSGGTSLGAWTPSTFSEGGLPQITYTFGSNGGTVGEARTISYDFGINSDNSTWLSGAGSPASVGTDVSNLVQMGEMNRDARVSTNYDSPSSTMYHIQNGYSWGYLRDVSVDDEGFVTGHFSNNQSEALYQVAMYRFNSPWGLDRSGSTNFTATQDSGAAMAGVAKEGGRGTISGNTLEGSNVDMAQEFANMILTQRGFQANTKVISTSDSMLNTLISVKR, encoded by the coding sequence ATGAGTTTTAGTAGTATGTATGTTGGAGCTACCGGGGTGGTCGCCCATAACGCAAGTATGCAAGTGGTGGCCAACAACCTCGCCAACGTGAGTACCACTGGCTATAAGCGCGCGGACGTTCAGTTCGGAACGCTCATGAGTCAGCAGCTTGGGACGAGTGGTTCACAGAACCAGTCGGGCAGTTATGCCATGAGCCAGATGGGCAAGGGTGTGGGTGTGTCCGAAATCAGGACCATATTCAAACCTGGAGCGTTCGAGAATACCAATACGTCCACAGATCTTGCCATTTCCGGGCAGGGTTTTTTTGGCGTACGCAACGTGAACGGTGCGGGAAGCGGGGCCTCGAATTATACACGCGCCGGAGCATTCCGTTTTAATAATGAAGCCTATCTTGTGGATGCCCATGACTACCGTTTGCAGGGGTATGCCATTGACCGCGAAACTGGCGAAGTGGCAACAGGCGTTTCCGATATACAGCTTCCGTATGAAGATGTTGTCGTTGACGGAGAAACCGTTCGCCTGGTCCGTTCCGAACCGCTTGCGACGTCTTCTGTGGAAATGGTCACGAACTTGAACCATTCCGCAGCCGATCTTTTTACCGATTCCAACAATCCCATGTTTTCCATGCTTGAGGCCTACAACTCAAGCTTGAGTAATGCCTCCACTCCATTTGGTGGAGATTTGCCTGAGTATTCTTCAAGTATCACCGTGTACGATGAAGAAGGCGGCGGACATGAAATGACAGTGTATTTTGATCCTGTCAGTGCCAATAGTCTGTCAAACGCCGTGCCGGGGTACAGTTATTGGGAATACCTGGTGGCGATGCCTTCCGAGTCTGATGGTTCAAGTGCGTATGGCACTTCTTCCGCAGGGTTGGCCGGTGTCGGTGTTTTGACCTTTAATGATCAGGGTATATTAGTGGGGCAGGCGGCCTATTCTTTGGACCCAACCGTCACGAGCGGTGGTACGAGTCTTGGGGCGTGGACGCCGAGTACGTTCAGTGAAGGCGGATTGCCGCAGATAACTTATACTTTTGGCAGTAACGGGGGAACCGTTGGGGAAGCCCGGACAATCTCGTATGATTTCGGTATCAATTCAGACAATTCCACATGGCTTTCTGGCGCAGGTTCTCCCGCATCCGTGGGGACAGATGTGAGCAATCTTGTCCAAATGGGTGAGATGAATCGTGATGCACGTGTCTCTACTAATTATGACTCACCGTCTTCCACCATGTATCATATTCAGAATGGGTATAGCTGGGGGTATCTCCGAGACGTCAGCGTTGATGACGAAGGGTTTGTGACCGGTCATTTTAGCAATAATCAAAGTGAGGCGTTGTATCAGGTTGCCATGTATCGGTTTAATAGTCCTTGGGGACTGGACCGTTCCGGCTCGACCAATTTCACCGCCACACAGGATTCGGGGGCGGCCATGGCAGGTGTTGCCAAGGAGGGTGGCCGTGGAACAATTTCAGGAAATACGCTGGAGGGAAGTAACGTGGACATGGCTCAGGAATTTGCCAACATGATTCTTACCCAGCGTGGATTTCAGGCCAATACCAAGGTTATTTCCACTAGTGATTCCATGTTGAACACATTGATTAGCGTCAAACGATAA
- a CDS encoding MerR family transcriptional regulator: protein MTGKKVLSVAEIARELELPESTVHYWKNRFAQHLPSVGRGRQKRFKPEAIEIFGTISRLLKEGHTARDVMDQLSQNFPLQADAMPVPSGEGSPVVVSVNAMEPAMKMAAAIGLEIAKSVGEGIRSVLDQGGGESPDVSDIRSGLEEAAGRITNTMEETELLKNENRELKEKLAIMEAEMVRLRKDRREMEKYLLDKIKSVST, encoded by the coding sequence ATGACTGGCAAGAAAGTGCTTTCCGTGGCCGAGATCGCCCGCGAATTAGAGTTGCCCGAGTCCACGGTGCATTATTGGAAAAATCGGTTTGCTCAACACTTGCCTTCTGTGGGCCGTGGACGACAAAAGCGGTTCAAGCCAGAAGCCATAGAAATTTTTGGGACCATTTCTCGTTTGCTCAAGGAAGGTCATACAGCCCGCGATGTCATGGATCAGTTGTCTCAGAATTTTCCACTTCAGGCCGATGCTATGCCTGTGCCGAGCGGTGAAGGTTCTCCGGTCGTTGTGTCGGTCAACGCCATGGAGCCTGCCATGAAAATGGCTGCTGCCATTGGTCTTGAAATTGCCAAGTCCGTGGGAGAGGGCATCCGGTCCGTTCTTGATCAGGGCGGAGGGGAATCGCCGGATGTGTCCGATATCCGCAGTGGACTGGAAGAAGCGGCTGGACGCATTACGAACACCATGGAAGAGACCGAGTTGCTTAAAAACGAGAATCGGGAACTCAAGGAAAAGCTTGCTATTATGGAAGCGGAAATGGTTCGGCTCAGAAAGGACCGTCGTGAAATGGAAAAGTACCTTCTTGACAAGATAAAATCAGTATCTACCTAG
- a CDS encoding tetratricopeptide repeat protein has protein sequence MTEQNEYRSSEAVLEAIAKVEQEAPGGAEALFMAAMLADSPLPYDYALSMDGTPHNPALINPAAAFFAATALIDPLVTHELIDVDADNQIFALKPDVRAELRASMNEEQTLDWAGRAIYGLNLALPDAEPQNWPTVQWLMPHVLACRNLVSELGVNTAAANRVLHQTGFSLYHQQRYVEAVEFLEAAMAVDVALKGGQHPDIVADLEGLATVYWAADDFDRAEAAFMACFELQKEIFTEGNVATAPILNSLGVIRQARGRFDEAKATFEECLTVLHATQGESHPATASCLSNMALLYEAMDQPEQALVLAEQGLAINRRLYGDHHPEVAGDHNTVALLYDRLGNAAKAEEHFKTSLAIREQVYGPDHPETAQAMCNMGLLLDSAGRVEEAFDYFDNGLAAYEYALGAHHPLMEPALNNFVALLEKLVVSGQGELRARAEARLQKIVERAG, from the coding sequence GTGACCGAGCAGAATGAATATCGAAGTAGTGAAGCAGTTTTGGAGGCTATAGCGAAAGTGGAGCAAGAAGCCCCGGGCGGGGCCGAAGCTTTGTTCATGGCCGCCATGTTGGCTGATTCGCCGCTTCCCTATGATTACGCCTTGTCCATGGACGGGACTCCTCATAATCCCGCATTGATTAATCCGGCGGCGGCTTTTTTTGCGGCCACTGCATTGATTGATCCACTTGTGACGCATGAATTGATCGATGTCGACGCAGACAATCAGATCTTCGCGCTTAAGCCGGATGTCCGGGCAGAACTTCGGGCTTCCATGAATGAAGAGCAGACATTGGATTGGGCGGGGCGAGCCATTTACGGTCTCAATCTTGCCTTGCCTGACGCAGAACCGCAGAATTGGCCTACAGTACAGTGGCTTATGCCGCATGTCCTGGCCTGTCGGAATCTTGTGAGTGAACTTGGGGTGAATACCGCCGCTGCCAACAGAGTTTTGCATCAGACGGGATTTTCTCTCTATCATCAGCAACGATACGTTGAGGCCGTCGAGTTTCTGGAAGCGGCTATGGCAGTGGACGTAGCCCTTAAAGGGGGACAGCATCCTGATATTGTGGCCGATCTTGAAGGGCTGGCAACAGTCTATTGGGCTGCAGATGATTTTGATCGAGCCGAAGCCGCATTCATGGCTTGTTTTGAGTTGCAAAAGGAAATTTTCACCGAGGGCAATGTCGCGACTGCGCCGATTCTCAACAGTTTGGGTGTGATTCGGCAGGCTCGGGGGCGTTTTGATGAAGCCAAGGCTACTTTCGAAGAATGTTTGACCGTGTTGCATGCTACGCAGGGCGAAAGTCATCCGGCCACCGCATCCTGTCTTTCGAATATGGCCCTGTTGTATGAAGCCATGGATCAGCCGGAACAGGCCTTGGTGTTGGCAGAACAGGGGCTTGCCATCAACCGCAGACTCTACGGCGACCATCACCCGGAAGTGGCTGGCGACCATAATACGGTTGCGCTTCTGTATGATCGGCTTGGCAATGCGGCGAAAGCAGAGGAGCACTTCAAGACGAGTCTTGCCATTCGTGAGCAGGTGTATGGCCCGGATCACCCGGAGACGGCGCAGGCCATGTGCAACATGGGATTGCTGCTTGATTCTGCTGGTCGGGTTGAAGAGGCCTTCGATTATTTTGATAACGGATTGGCTGCGTACGAATACGCACTCGGGGCGCATCATCCGCTTATGGAACCTGCATTAAATAATTTTGTTGCCCTTTTGGAAAAGCTCGTTGTTTCCGGTCAGGGGGAATTGCGTGCCAGAGCCGAGGCCCGGTTACAGAAGATAGTGGAGAGGGCAGGATAA
- a CDS encoding flagellar biosynthesis anti-sigma factor FlgM — translation MKGYTESRAYHVANIETEQVFDDFDAIESDRPHRDTPDERAQKIARLKAKVNAGEYEPDVMDIAKLLTSAMDPTL, via the coding sequence TTATACTGAAAGCCGCGCATACCACGTGGCCAATATAGAGACCGAGCAGGTCTTCGACGACTTTGACGCAATCGAATCGGACCGTCCCCATCGGGACACCCCCGACGAACGCGCCCAAAAGATCGCCCGCCTCAAAGCCAAGGTGAACGCCGGGGAATACGAGCCGGATGTCATGGATATCGCCAAGCTGCTCACGTCGGCTATGGACCCGACACTGTAG
- a CDS encoding OmpH family outer membrane protein codes for MKRMITLLLAATLCLGLMACNQQEASVKIGVVDEAAAFKDNKVAQGAMAYLKDVGTPLQTKAETAYKAMQENQTEETVAAYKLAMGELQNTMGAEQQRVVGLVEKEFSNALEAYRAEKGLEVILSKQSVIASSDTVDITSDIVAAMDGVTVDFTKPEAPAAPEEVKAETAAPEETKAEETKPAE; via the coding sequence ATGAAACGGATGATTACCCTGCTCTTGGCCGCTACCCTCTGCCTCGGCCTGATGGCCTGCAACCAACAGGAAGCCTCGGTCAAGATCGGCGTTGTAGACGAAGCAGCTGCCTTCAAGGACAACAAGGTCGCTCAAGGCGCCATGGCATACCTCAAAGACGTTGGCACACCGTTGCAGACCAAAGCTGAGACCGCTTACAAAGCCATGCAGGAGAACCAGACCGAAGAAACCGTGGCAGCTTACAAACTGGCCATGGGTGAATTGCAGAACACCATGGGTGCAGAACAGCAACGCGTTGTCGGCCTTGTGGAAAAAGAATTCAGCAATGCACTGGAAGCCTATCGCGCCGAAAAAGGCCTGGAAGTCATCCTGAGCAAGCAATCCGTCATCGCTTCCAGCGATACCGTAGACATCACCAGCGACATTGTTGCTGCCATGGACGGCGTGACCGTTGATTTCACCAAGCCCGAAGCTCCGGCCGCTCCTGAAGAAGTCAAGGCCGAAACAGCCGCCCCGGAAGAAACCAAGGCTGAAGAAACGAAGCCTGCTGAATAA
- a CDS encoding glycine zipper domain-containing protein, with amino-acid sequence MRILIALTLMIALLTGCKTTTAQNAATLGTLAGATLGALTFNNKVSGAAIGAGTGLLVGYIVGNEMEKYDDYDERQITNTLETMPSGQTSQWTNPDTRMHHQAIPQPPRRYNDGRIERDVTLRARMPDGKMETVYAKAYRQPDGTWQLVQ; translated from the coding sequence ATGAGAATTTTAATCGCCCTGACCCTGATGATAGCGTTGCTGACAGGCTGTAAGACAACAACCGCGCAAAATGCCGCGACTCTTGGCACACTCGCTGGAGCCACATTGGGCGCGTTAACCTTTAATAACAAGGTTTCCGGTGCGGCCATTGGTGCTGGAACAGGGCTGTTGGTTGGTTATATAGTTGGTAATGAAATGGAAAAGTATGATGACTATGATGAACGGCAGATCACAAATACTTTGGAAACCATGCCTTCTGGTCAGACTTCGCAGTGGACCAACCCGGATACACGTATGCACCACCAAGCCATTCCTCAGCCGCCCCGCCGGTATAATGACGGACGCATTGAGCGGGATGTGACACTGAGAGCGCGTATGCCAGATGGCAAGATGGAAACCGTTTATGCCAAGGCGTACAGACAACCTGATGGTACGTGGCAATTGGTGCAGTAA
- a CDS encoding Hpt domain-containing protein yields the protein MTQSLFDKEAFLASLADDEELACELIGAFLEDCPLRMQSLVDALKKNDAVMTSKMAHSLKGMCGVIRADILSDLAFDMELAARDGELDSVRAIFATFVGQLDQAYILLNEFKADR from the coding sequence ATGACTCAGAGTTTATTCGACAAGGAAGCATTTCTTGCAAGTTTGGCCGATGATGAAGAATTGGCATGTGAGCTGATTGGTGCTTTTTTAGAAGATTGTCCATTAAGGATGCAATCCCTTGTTGATGCGTTGAAGAAGAATGACGCTGTCATGACTTCGAAAATGGCGCATTCTCTTAAGGGAATGTGTGGTGTAATCCGTGCAGACATTTTGTCCGATCTTGCTTTTGATATGGAACTGGCCGCCAGAGACGGGGAACTGGATTCAGTACGTGCGATTTTTGCGACCTTTGTCGGTCAGTTGGATCAGGCGTATATTCTATTGAATGAGTTCAAGGCTGATAGATAA
- the htpG gene encoding molecular chaperone HtpG, which translates to MGRKTTHKFKAEVSQLLEILVHSLYTNKEIFLRELISNASDALEKVRFKAQSDNGEDEIAPEIRITTDEEAKTLTITDTGVGMTRDELMRNIGTIAHSGTAELARLAEEGKESLDSLIGRFGVGFYSVYMVADEVTVTTRSIEPDAKPIAWTSDGRTDYKLQELDEDRPHGTEITVSLKEDLASQFTNEAHLKHVVNTHSSFINFPIFVGEDRVNTIQALWREPKFQIKPEQYAEFYKFLTFDSEDPFDTLHTSVDAPVQFNALMFIPNEGGDPFGMGRENRGLDLYVRRVLIEKQNKDLLPEYLAFVKGVVDTEDLPLNISRETLQDNILMRKISSTLVKQVLNHLDKMAKDNADRYAEFWHAHGELFKAGYMDFLNKDKFGNLVRFNSSASEDDKGLSSFAEYITRAKEDQKEIYYAYGPSREALGLSPHLEVFRKKGIEVLYLYEPIDEFVMDALRDFDGYTLVSAEHADVSKLDQFESLEKEDKPEALSDDQQSTLDKLLVRIKDVLGDGVTEVKASTRLSDSPVCLANPDGNVTSSMDKIMRVMSKDSSIPKKVLEINPDHALVRNMLTIFKKDENDPFIDQAANQLFESALLLEGYLTDPHALVGRVQDLLTKSSGWYVDSNK; encoded by the coding sequence ATGGGTCGAAAAACTACGCACAAATTCAAGGCTGAGGTCAGCCAGCTTCTCGAAATTCTGGTTCATTCCCTTTATACCAACAAGGAAATTTTTCTGCGCGAACTGATTTCCAACGCATCCGACGCCTTGGAAAAAGTTCGTTTCAAGGCGCAGTCCGACAACGGCGAGGACGAGATTGCCCCGGAAATTCGTATTACCACTGATGAAGAAGCCAAGACGCTGACCATCACGGATACCGGTGTCGGCATGACGCGTGATGAGCTTATGCGCAACATCGGTACTATCGCTCATTCTGGCACTGCCGAGTTGGCCCGTCTGGCCGAAGAAGGCAAGGAATCCCTTGATTCGTTGATTGGTCGTTTCGGTGTTGGTTTTTATTCCGTGTATATGGTCGCTGATGAAGTGACCGTCACCACCCGCTCCATCGAGCCGGACGCCAAGCCCATTGCATGGACCTCTGACGGCCGGACCGACTACAAGTTGCAGGAACTGGACGAAGATCGTCCGCACGGCACAGAGATTACTGTATCTCTCAAGGAAGATTTGGCTTCGCAGTTTACTAACGAAGCGCATCTCAAACATGTCGTCAATACGCACTCCAGCTTTATCAATTTCCCCATTTTTGTGGGCGAGGATCGGGTTAACACCATTCAGGCTCTTTGGCGTGAACCGAAATTTCAGATCAAGCCGGAGCAGTACGCTGAGTTCTACAAGTTCCTCACCTTTGATTCCGAAGACCCGTTCGACACTCTGCACACCTCCGTTGACGCGCCGGTTCAGTTCAACGCCTTGATGTTTATACCCAACGAAGGCGGCGATCCGTTTGGCATGGGTCGGGAGAATCGTGGACTCGATCTGTATGTCCGTCGTGTGCTCATCGAAAAACAGAACAAGGATTTGCTTCCGGAATACCTCGCCTTCGTCAAGGGCGTGGTGGACACTGAAGACCTGCCGCTGAACATCTCTCGTGAGACATTGCAAGACAACATCTTGATGCGCAAGATCAGCTCCACGCTGGTCAAGCAGGTCCTGAATCATCTCGACAAGATGGCTAAGGACAATGCTGACCGTTATGCCGAATTTTGGCATGCCCACGGAGAGCTGTTCAAGGCCGGTTACATGGACTTCCTGAATAAGGACAAGTTCGGAAATCTCGTGCGTTTTAATTCTTCAGCTTCCGAAGACGACAAGGGGCTGTCCTCATTTGCCGAGTACATCACCCGTGCCAAAGAAGATCAGAAGGAAATCTACTATGCATATGGTCCCAGCCGCGAAGCTTTGGGATTGTCTCCGCATCTTGAAGTCTTCCGCAAGAAGGGCATCGAGGTTCTGTATCTCTATGAACCAATCGACGAATTCGTCATGGACGCCCTGCGCGACTTTGACGGGTACACGCTTGTTTCCGCTGAACATGCCGATGTGTCCAAGCTTGACCAGTTCGAGTCTCTGGAAAAGGAAGACAAGCCCGAAGCCTTGTCCGATGATCAACAGTCCACGCTCGATAAGCTGCTTGTTCGCATCAAGGACGTACTGGGTGACGGCGTGACCGAGGTTAAGGCCTCAACTCGTTTGTCGGATTCTCCGGTTTGCCTGGCAAATCCTGACGGCAATGTGACCTCGTCCATGGACAAGATCATGCGCGTCATGAGCAAGGATTCCTCCATTCCCAAAAAGGTGCTGGAGATTAACCCTGATCATGCGCTCGTTCGCAATATGCTGACCATCTTCAAGAAGGACGAGAACGATCCGTTCATTGATCAGGCAGCTAACCAGCTTTTCGAGTCAGCCCTGTTGCTTGAAGGTTACCTTACCGACCCCCATGCCCTTGTGGGACGTGTACAGGACCTGTTGACCAAGTCCAGCGGTTGGTACGTGGATTCTAATAAATAG
- a CDS encoding MauE/DoxX family redox-associated membrane protein: MKSFFTSQAAYLSLRLIIGGLFLYAGVLKLSSPYDFAMTINLYGLVTWRMSTALSYIIPCIEIISGLGLILNIRGALALVVAQLLGFMVVLLYALHLGLDADCGCFGTPRATDNDPVGPLEAFIRDGAMLSACAIMYWQRTVEENIPRSLLLSLSKNV; this comes from the coding sequence ATGAAATCATTTTTCACATCTCAGGCTGCCTACCTGTCGCTCAGGCTCATCATCGGAGGATTATTCCTCTACGCCGGTGTCCTCAAACTTTCGAGTCCCTATGATTTTGCCATGACCATCAACCTCTATGGGCTGGTTACATGGCGTATGTCCACGGCATTGTCATACATCATCCCATGCATCGAGATTATCAGTGGATTGGGGCTGATCCTGAACATCAGAGGAGCGTTGGCTTTGGTTGTGGCACAGTTGTTGGGGTTCATGGTCGTACTTTTGTATGCCCTGCATCTCGGACTGGACGCGGACTGCGGGTGTTTCGGTACACCACGCGCCACGGACAATGACCCGGTTGGGCCGCTTGAAGCTTTCATTCGCGACGGGGCCATGCTTTCAGCCTGTGCAATCATGTATTGGCAACGCACGGTCGAGGAGAACATTCCTCGTAGCCTTTTACTCTCTCTTTCCAAAAACGTATAA